The sequence CCTATATACTTGTAATTGCCTAGAAACTTTAATTTGTTTTTAACATTTTTCCATCGACAACGTTTAACACTATATAGGTGCTTCTGACAGCCCACATATTTTGATTTGTTCTCAGTAGATAGATACTTGGTAATGAGGCACCGATAGTTAACTAGAGACTTACCTTTTTCTCTTTATTGTTTGTTTGTAGGAACTTGTAGCTCAGTTTCAAAATGCTTCTACTGAAGGTATGTCACTATGTTGTAGTGTAATTATGTCGTTTTGAAAATATATTGTGTATTTGATGAAGATATAAAAAAAGTGAATGCAAGTTGTTTCTATTCATTTATGCAGCTATCTGTTATGTGTGCCGTTTTAGGTCATTAAGTGTATACACATATATTTTGTCTTCAATGAACTTCTTTTTATTACCGTTTTGTTTGTATCTGCAGAGGTGAAGGAGAAAATTGCTGCTAATTTAGCAAATTTTGCTTATGATCCCTACAATTATACATTTCTGCGCCAGGTTAATACATTTTTTATTTACCTTGTAGGTTTTAGTGTCGATATCTACAACACTTAACAACCATACTGTACTGGAAACAGCTCAACGTTTTGGAGCTTTTCCTCGACTGCATAACTGAACCCAACGAGAAACTTATAGAGTTTGGGGCAGGAGGGATCTGCAACTCATGTGTTGGTATGCTGATACTTGTAACTGTTTTATTTACCCTTTGATAGACTTGGCCCGTTTATTTGAAACGGATCAAGTGGGCAGAATAAATTAAAAAAGCTCTAACGAAACTGATCAAATTTGTCAAATGGGTTAAACAGTTGGTAAATGCTCACGTCACAACGTTCTAAATTGTTATGTTCTCAACACATTTTCacctgtacattaaacttattatttaGAGCCAAAACCCATGTTGACCCCTTACCCAACCCGCCGAATCAACTGGTTTACTACCTTCGCTTCAGAATCATATATGCTAACTTCATTTCTAATTCTTCAGATCCTGCAAATGCTGCGGTGATAATCAAATGTGATGGGATACCTCTGCTTATACAATGCTTATCAAGTCCTGTTAAAAATACGGTATAGTTACAAACAAGATCAGTTTTCGACTTTCGTATAGTTTATTTATTCATCTCTTTGGTATTGTTCTTATATTATTTTTCGCTAACACATTGTACATAAAACTTCACTTGCTAACTTGTCTGTACGACCGTACAGCAAGTATGACGTTTGACTTTGAGCCCTTTGTACTGTCTAAGTTGTAGTTCTAATACTCTGTTGTTGTTCCCATTTTTTTTACATGTCTCTGGTGATTGGTAGGTTAATTATGCAATTGGGGCTCTTTACTATCTCTGTAATGCATCTACAAAGGAAGCAATCTTGAGACCGGAAGTGGTGGATATCATCAAAAGATATGCAGCTGCTGGTGCTGTTAGTGTTAGTTTTAGCAATCTTGCGCAGTCATTTTTAGATAAACATATCCCAGAAAACTAAATTATTATGTCCAGTAACAGAATTCTGTAAAATGTGGTTATGTTTATATTGTTAGTTGATTTGCAGTTAGACGACTTGTATGGCAGTTTTAAGTTCTTCGTTAGATTTTTAGACGATTTGCATCATTTCTTTAGTTTGTCTTTGTCCTACTAGAAATTCACCGTTTTCTTTTAAACGAGCATACGTAAAGCGATAAAACACGTAATAGACATTTTAAGACACACAATTAATCTTATCATTTTGTACTTCACCAGCCTTCTCAAAATAGCATAGTATTGGATTGGAGTCCTGATATTCAAACCTGACAATGGTGGTAGGGGAAAATGGTTGAAATTGGTTACCGGATAATCTTGTTAGACTGCAATACCCTTTTTTTTTTGCGCGTAGACTGAAACGATGAATCTATCTACTCATACTAAATGTAGAAAACTTGTCAACAAAATAAATTTTTGTTTGAGAGATATTAAGAATTTAAGTTGACACTTCTCACGTACACCCATACACGTAGATTGTTCGAGAAGCTAAATGATA comes from Rutidosis leptorrhynchoides isolate AG116_Rl617_1_P2 chromosome 4, CSIRO_AGI_Rlap_v1, whole genome shotgun sequence and encodes:
- the LOC139904035 gene encoding uncharacterized protein encodes the protein MFTNSQRQEERTGKYGTPRIQYLQELVAQFQNASTEEVKEKIAANLANFAYDPYNYTFLRQLNVLELFLDCITEPNEKLIEFGAGGICNSCVDPANAAVIIKCDGIPLLIQCLSSPVKNTVNYAIGALYYLCNASTKEAILRPEVVDIIKRYAAAGAVSVSFSNLAQSFLDKHIPEN